The genomic segment CGAGCCGAAGGACGAGCTGAAGGATTAGCTGAGGGTGAAAACAAGGCTAATATTGCCACAGCCCAACGCCTTCTTGCTATGGGCTTATCTGCAGATCAGGTATCAGCTGCCACCCAGTTGCCATTAGAGCATATTGAGAAATTGAAAAGCTCATTAGACACCAAGTAAAGTTTGAAGGAGCGATATACAAGTTCTCCCTATAAGCCAGGTGATAAATCGCCTGAACTTATAGGGAGTTTTTTTGTTTTGAAAGGATAGATAACAAGAAATAGGTGGTTTTCGCACAAAATCAAAACCACCTATTTCTTTCATAGGATTTTATTTTGCCAACTGTTTTATCAATACCCTGGATGTTTTATATCCTCCTCCGAAAACGAATTGTATATCAATGTCATTGTTGGAAGTGTTAGGGTTAAGTAAAAGGTGTGTGGTATGTGGAGCAAGTGAGACGATTTCCACTTTTCCCCAAGCTTCATTACATACTGTATATGGAAGTTGCTCAGTCCTATTTGCATCTGTAACTTCAATGAATGCATTTCCTATCTTTATTGACGACAGAAATCCGTTGCTCTTGTTTTTTCCTGTTGCAGTAAATGTAATATCTCCACCGGAATGTGAAACCTCAGCATAATAAGAATTGTCCTTTTGTTGCAAAAGTGTTGCACCTTTAGTTTCAAGACTGACGTTTTCAAATTTCTCATCCTCATTGCCACACGATGCTAAACTCAAGCATATTGTTAGCAAACACATAATTGAAAAAAATATAGATTTCATTTCTTACTCTCATTTTGTTATAATAGAATATTCCAGATTATATTTGTAATTGGAAGTATTTCCAGTTTGAGTGTCTGACGAATCATACATCGTAGCTCCTGCTTTTGTATCAAAAGCGTTACTCAAGTAATAGCCATTTTTGTAGCCACCCCATCCCCAGTTACAATGTACAAAAGTATTTGATTTGCCATCCTTTGAAGCAATTATTGCTCCATCATAAATCCATGCATGACCGCCTTTCCAACCAACACGGATACCAAAAACTTTTTTCTTGCCAGAATTACCTCTTGCATACACAGGATTTCCAGCTTTGATAGCTGAGACTATAGCAGACTCATTATATCCCTTTAAAGAACTAGCCTTTAAACCTCCCCATTTGTTAAACCAATCTATTGCTTTTGATTCTCCTACACTTGTTGATTTTTTGTTGTACTTTGCCCCAAAAGCAATTCCTAAATATCTAACGAGATGAGCGACTTCATTTGCAGATGTGGAACAAGAAGAACTCAACAATTTTCCATCGTGAGAATCACAATCTGAGATTATTTTGTCCCAATGAAGGTCTGAAGAGCCTATTGTTCCATTGTAAGCCCAATTTACATGTCCAATATTTTTAAAATATGACAATATTTGAGCTGTTGCTATAACTGTACATCCAGCGATTCCATTTGGACAATATTGACCATAAACATCCTGTTGTGTCCATTTAGTATGCAATATCGGTGAATATATTGTGTTTACCACATAACCATTAGTTTGCATCGAACGTGTTTGAGCAGAATAGTTTTGAATATCTTCCTTTTCCATATTTATAGCATTATCTATAAATGCCAAGAATCCTTCATCCTTGTCCTCGGAAAGACTATCTACATTAAAACTCCCTTCATCTATTATAGCTAATACAGGAGAGGTTCTCTTGTCTGCGGCAACAAGAGCGAAACCTTGGTTATCTGCAAAATTAATTGCATACATCAATGTATCAATGTCACCTTCTTCAGACATTGAACGTGTTGTAGCATCCATAAAACTATTACGAATAGCTTGTACCTCTCCAATATTCTTGTTGGTTGTACTTCGTGTTAGGGAAGAAGTACCCATCTTGTTCAGAAAACCAACAAGTTCTTCCTTTGCCTCTTCTGGAGAAACCTTAAATGTTTCCACCTGAGTTGATTCAGTTTTTTTTGAATTTGAATCAAACAAATCTTCATTGTTGCTACATGATGCCATCCCGACGACCAATAGTAGCAAAGATAAAATCTTTTTCATTTCTACTTATTACTTTATTTATTGGCTCTTAAATGCCCTTACAAGAAGAGCATTACTACTAATCACGTTGCAAAGATATAATCATTTTTAGTAAATGACAATAGTGCCCAATGTGAAACGGAAATATCACCCTGTGAATCGGCAATATTAGTTTGTTAATTGATATACTGTTTACAGTTGGTACACTCACTTTCTGCGACCGTTGGGAGCAAAACTTCTCCGCCCTCATGGTGGAGCGAGGCGTTTTGGGGTTCCCAAAACATAACCTCGCTCCCTCTCAGAACACGTTAGTTGGAACTACTGCCTTTCAGCTATCCACGTCCAAGGTCGCAGACCTTAATTCTCACAATTTGCGCCAAGCCTCGAAGTCCTCTTCATAAAGGCTTAGGTGGTGGTGCACGATGTTCTCGATGATGCCCGATACGCTCATGCGCCTCCCTCCGAGGATGCGGACGACACGATCAAGACGGTCTCGTACATCGGAACTGACGAAGACTGGCTTGCGGTCGTCAATCCTTGGAACTTGGAGAAAGGTCTGCTGGTACTCCTCTAATGTCGCCTTGCGCTGCTTGCCGCTGATGCGCTTCTGCGGATTCGATGGCGATAGAGCTTCGTTCGTTAGCTCGTCCTCCATACAGGAGGTTGTTGCAGTCACATTCTCTGTCACAACTTCTAAATCGGAGTTCTCCACCTCTTCAAAGAAAGAGCTATGTTCTTGGGCATAGTCTTTACCATAAGTGGATGATTGAAGCGAAGCCACCACCTCCTGTGTCATTTTCTCCTGCTGTTCAGGAGACATTTTCGTTTCTTTTGTTCTTGCCATAGCTTATGCTGTTTTATTTGTTAGTATAGTGGTCACGGTTTGCACCATTGACCGATTGTCGGGTGCAAAGTAAGTGTACTGAGTGCAGCCATGCAACTGATTGGGTGTAACGTGGCAATTTAGTTGTGGCTTGCTTATTTGCATACCGAGATAGTTGTGAGAACTTCAACGTATTTCTCAACTCATCATAGTTCATGTATTCGTTGCAGTCGTGCAAGTTTTTCTTGTTGTTTTTGGCGTTGAAGTCGGCAAACCCCGGCAACATACTGCCACAGAAATTGAAAACACTTGTTTTTAGATTGCCGTGCCTTATCTTTGCACTCACAAAAACGTGGAGCACTGCATATGCGTGGAGCTTTGCGACATATAACATAGTATTAACTTAGAAAAAAGAAAAGTATGGGATTCATCGTATTTGAGGAAGAGGCATTCAACTATCTTGATGCCCAGTTGGAGAACTTCGTGAAGCGCATGGACAGAATCCTTGAGCGCAGTGAGGACAAGACCATGAACAAGTGGCTCGACACGCAGGACGTGTGTCAGACGCTCAACATCTGCCCACGGACAGTGCAGACGCTTCGGGACAACGGAACTTTGGCTTATACGCAAATCAGCCACAAGACCTACTACAAGCCGGAGGACGTGATGGCTATCGTAGCTGTAGTGGAGGACAAGAAAAAGGACATGCGCTTTCGCAAGCGCACAGGTTAGGCTGTCAATATACAACAGCCACTTAATCCAAAGCAGCAAGTAAACCGATTAACGTAAGTATCAACAATAAAATGAGACAACTA from the Segatella copri genome contains:
- a CDS encoding C10 family peptidase, which encodes MKKILSLLLLVVGMASCSNNEDLFDSNSKKTESTQVETFKVSPEEAKEELVGFLNKMGTSSLTRSTTNKNIGEVQAIRNSFMDATTRSMSEEGDIDTLMYAINFADNQGFALVAADKRTSPVLAIIDEGSFNVDSLSEDKDEGFLAFIDNAINMEKEDIQNYSAQTRSMQTNGYVVNTIYSPILHTKWTQQDVYGQYCPNGIAGCTVIATAQILSYFKNIGHVNWAYNGTIGSSDLHWDKIISDCDSHDGKLLSSSCSTSANEVAHLVRYLGIAFGAKYNKKSTSVGESKAIDWFNKWGGLKASSLKGYNESAIVSAIKAGNPVYARGNSGKKKVFGIRVGWKGGHAWIYDGAIIASKDGKSNTFVHCNWGWGGYKNGYYLSNAFDTKAGATMYDSSDTQTGNTSNYKYNLEYSIITK
- a CDS encoding DUF3408 domain-containing protein — translated: MARTKETKMSPEQQEKMTQEVVASLQSSTYGKDYAQEHSSFFEEVENSDLEVVTENVTATTSCMEDELTNEALSPSNPQKRISGKQRKATLEEYQQTFLQVPRIDDRKPVFVSSDVRDRLDRVVRILGGRRMSVSGIIENIVHHHLSLYEEDFEAWRKL
- a CDS encoding helix-turn-helix domain-containing protein; its protein translation is MGFIVFEEEAFNYLDAQLENFVKRMDRILERSEDKTMNKWLDTQDVCQTLNICPRTVQTLRDNGTLAYTQISHKTYYKPEDVMAIVAVVEDKKKDMRFRKRTG